In Vicia villosa cultivar HV-30 ecotype Madison, WI linkage group LG7, Vvil1.0, whole genome shotgun sequence, the DNA window TTTAGGAGAAAACACGAGATAAATTATTCATTCTTCTATGGCTATGCAGTTGATGATGAAGGTAGGCTGAAATATGTATTTTGGGTTAATGGTAATAGTCGGAAAAAATTACTCTTTATTTGGAAATGTGATTTCATTTGACACGACATAAGTATTGTATGATTTTTGCACCATTTACAAGTGTAAATCATCGTCGTCAAAGTGTAACCTTTGGAGTTACACTCTTAGCCGATGAAAAAGTATATTCATTTGTGTGGTTGTTTGAGTCATTTTTTAAAGCAATGGGAGGGCACAAACCTACTGTGATCATAATAGATCAACACCCAACTATGAAGATTGCAATAGTGAAGGTATTTAATGGTTCTTCACATAGATTTTGCATGAGgcataattttaaaaaagattCAGAAAAGATAGGCATTTCCTTAAATGTCAACATTGATTTTAGTAATCGTCTTATGTCATGTGTTTGGAATTCAGAGACTCCTAAAGAATTTGAGTCAAGATGGAAGagtattattaatgattttaaattAGAGGAGAATGGTTGACTTTCTCAAATGTTTGATATTAGAACTATGTGGATACCAtcgtattttaaaaatatatttatggtgGGAATTTTGAGAACAACCTCTAGATCAGAGATGGAAAAtttattctttgaaaattactTGAACAAGAACCTTAGCTTAGTAGAATTTTGGATGTCATttgccaatttttttttaaagattatttccttaaCCAtgcttttttttaaaagaatatagATTTGCATTACTACCTGCAACAAAAGAATCTCCTTTACAGACAATCTTTAATTTCTACGATGAACAATCATTTATCTCTTCACAAAATGAGTTAATAATTTATGCTATGAACAATCATCGACCAGACCGCAATTGCAATGTAATTTAAATTGCGATATTTCCCATAGAACTAATTAGAACTACTTTAGAAAATCATAACACCGGCATCGGACATCAACGATATTAACCGTGATCTTTAATTTCAAGTATTTTTTTATCATAACTCAAATTTTTAGAATCCTCTAAGCTCAACTTATGGATCGGACATCAATGGCATTAACCATAATCGAAAAATCGGCAAGCGCGACTGCAAATATCATAAAATCATTGATATATCGTACAATTTAGTATTTTAAAGAACTTACAATCATGTTTTAATATACAATTTTGGTGAGTTTTATAGGACTCTTATCAATGGCAACTTGATATCATTAGTGGCGATAGAAAGTTTTGAGAAAGAGTGAGAGAAGAGagattcagaagaaaaaaaataataacttagtGAGAGAAGATGAAtggagagagaagaaagattcaataaaaaaaatcaacaacttCTTTAATAAACTTGAAACATAAGCACATGActcatttattaatatattataatctTAACCAATCATTATAATccaaaggctaaaaagagaccctTTAACTCTCACATAAGAAAAAATTTCTCATTAGATATTGTCATATGCACATAAACAAGAACTCTTTCAATGATATTTCTATTTCAAAAGTATAGTCAATTGACCTATATTGGGCTTGTGACTTGTCTCCAACTTGCTAACTTTTTGCTATTAAAAAACAGTTTTGGTTCTTGAACAAGGTTGAGTTGTAATTTTCAACTTTAATTGTGACATGTCACAACCACATTACACAACTAAACACTAATtataacaatattttttaatGCAAACTTCAATATAAATAACCCTTTTCAAAACTATTAATCTCCCCACGCTAAAACATTCATTAATAATGGCTTTTACATGTGTTAATAACTTTATTTTTCtcttgttttgtttatgtttaAACCTTAGCACAATTGCATTTGGTGGAAATTTTAACaatgattttaatattatttttggagATAAAAGGGCTAATATACAAAATGGTGGCAATAGTATGACACTTGAAATGGACAAATATTCAGGCTCTGGTATTGGATCAAAGAATGAATATTTGTTTGGAAGATTTGACATGCAAATTAAACTTGTGCCAGGGAACTCTGCAGGCACTGTCACTGCATATTATGTATGCATTTTATTCATGTTTATAATAGTGTTAAATTATGGTTATAAAAACCTCTAAAATAATATAACACAAATTTTGACTAGATGTGGCCATAAATTTCATGCATTCACACATTTGAcacattaattattatatcaagATTAGACCACACAGAAAACAATGAATTATAAtttatcaaatataaaaatattgaacTTGAAATTTAGAATATTTCATCTTGATCAACCAATCTCTAATATCTTGATTGGATGAATGTGTGTGATTTGTGACTGCAAATGACCTAAATCTTTATATTGTGATCACAGTTATGATTGGAGACTACAATCTAAAACTATTATTCTTGCACACACACTGTCACATTTCAAAATTAGAGCATATTTTACTtattgtatgattatttaatttcatatttatatatatatgcagCTAAGTTCTCAAGGACCACACCATGATGAGATTGATATAGAATTTTTGGGAAACTTATCTGGTGATCCATATATTCTCTCAACCAATTTATATGCCAATAGTAATGGAGGTCATGAGATGCAATACTATCTTTGGTTTGATCCCACGCAAGACTTTCACACTTATTCTATTGATTGGAATCCTCAACGCATAATGTAAGTTTTCATCATTTTGTAGCACCAACATTTCTATGACCAAAGATTTGTTTGTGTCTGACACGTATTAGTATCTGATACTGGCACATGTGATTACATTCAATATATTTATATCATGTTTTCGTCATGTGTTTGCAGAATATTGGTGGATAACATACCAATAAGAGTAATGCATAATAGACAAAATATTGGTGTTGCATTCCCAACAAGACAACCAATGAGATTGTACACAACATTATGGAATGGAGACTCATGGGCAACAAGATGGGGACAAGTTAAGATTGATTGGTCAAAGGCTCCATTCATAGCAAGTTTTAGAAActtcaatgcaaatgcatgtatTCCAAGTTCATCTAATGATTGTTATGGTTTTAATGGTGGAAAAAATAACGGTCTAAATAGTGAAACAAAGATGAAGCGTAAAGAGATTCATGCTAAATGGAATGTTTATGATTATTGTCGTGATTTTAGACGCTATGCTCGTGGTCTTCCTTATGAATGTCGTAAGACAAATAATCGCAAAGGTCTCCAAGATGAAGATTTTGAATAAAGATAATTGCATGCAGTTATATGGTGCATCTTGTAACTACATATATATACTGTTAagtaatttttgttttgttttagatagtcaaattgtatgatttgtttattggagaattattggtatccatacaaaaaatggGTACTAGTaaaatcaatataattttttaataaataatttaaattttatatatttattaaaatatgattaaatatcaCAAAAGTTTTATGATTGGGTGTTGAATAATAAATATCAATAACTTtttatattaatacataaatattaaaaaaaaagatgtTACTAGATATCGAACAATAAATCAATAGTTTATACACATTTAATTCAACTAGTACTATTAATAGACTTAGCCCAttagagaaagagaaaaatattactaattaaaatacttGTATTCCTACTAAAGGGGATGCAAATAGTAATTTGTTCTAATTTAGTATTTAATGTTATTTTCTAAAGTAGTCTATGGTTCAGTTTGATTAGTAAATCCTACCTACTTATATTGTAACGTTCAAGTTGTgttattcaaataaaattttgaaagtttgttttattttatatttttgcaacCTATATATAAATTTTAGCCTTAGCATTAATTTATCATTAGTACTCTTATTCCTTGACTCAATGCCTCCCAAACCTACAAATCCATATTCTAAGGACATGCATGATGCCATTAAAGCGGCTCATGAACATATTGAAAATATAATCAACCATACTCATCATCAAATGGATAACAGATTTCAAGCCGTTAGTCAGAATTTGAAACAACAATTTGGGAATATCCACACTAGATAGATAATCAATAGTATATTCTATATTCTAGACATGAATCTGTTATTATTCTACTAACCAAACGGATGGCTCAAAGTGGAGTGAAATAATCCACCATTGCTCACACAAAAGCTTCACCTTTAGGTATATCTTCCATATCTCTATTTACCTGGCTATGTACATATTATTACACCTATTGTTTCACCCACTACCACTATATTTATTCATGCCAATCTCTTCCATATCCACATAGCTACACTCTTCAATAATGCTACTTACCCTAATTTTAGTGCTACATTGGAAAACATAGAAGCCCAACTACCACTACACCTCATTCCCTCCCTAATTATTTATGGGACCCACCCACATCAATCCCTCAACTCCCTTTTCAAGCACGTCACTTTATAATATTTCCATTTTCCATCAATACCCCTATTTAGAACTCTAAAATTATAACCTCATGGGGAGACAATGATCTCACTTAAGGATCCATTAATTGATCACCTAATTGGGAAACAAGGATCCCACTTAAGGATCCAACAATTAAACGCCTCATTGGGAAATAATGGTCCCACTTAAGGATCCAATTATTGATTTCCTCATTGGGCGACAATGATCTCACTTAAGGATCCAACAATTGATCGCCTCATTAGGCGGCAATGATCTCACTTAAGGATCCATCAATTGATCGCCTTAATAGGAAGCAAACATCCCACTTAAGGATCCAACAATTGATCGCCTCATTCAACATTAAGTATCCTATATAAGGATCCAGTAATTGATAGCCTTATTGGGCGGCAAGGATACTATTTAAGGATCCAGCCATTGATTGCTTCTTTGACAGGAAAGAATCCCACTTAAGGATCCAATAATTGATCGCCTCATTAGGAAATAATGGTCCCACTTAAGGATCCAATTATTGATTTCCTCGTTGGGAGGAAAGGATCTCACTTAAGGATCCAACAATTGATCGCCTCATTGGGTGGCAAGGATCCCACTTAAGGATCCAACCATTGATCTCCTCATTGGGCGACAATGATTCCACTTAAGGATCCAATAGTTGATCACATTATTGGGGGGGAAGGATCCCACTTAAATATCCATCAATTGATTTCCTCATTGGGCACCAAGGATCCCACTTAAGGCTCAAGCAATTGATCGCCTCATTCGGCAGAAAGGACCCCACTTAAGGATCCAGCAACTAATATGTTCATGGGATAATTTTCTCTTGCATTCTTAAGTTTTTGGAAAAGAAATAGATAGCCAAACATGCGGActttaacataaataaaattgAGGTGACTCATAAAAAACCATATCCTTTTGTAGAAAGCACAAAAAGGGGAAAAAAATGCACCCATAAAGTAACTTGTTCTTTACAATTGGAAGTAATACAATACTCgcccataaaaataaaaataaataaacaatattaAAGAAAAACAAATGGTAGCTATAATGACGTCTTCATGGGAAATATATCTCGAATATTTAACCTTTAGTCACCTTAGAGATTGGGGGAGATGTTTCCTCACGTTTGTGGAATTCTTCTGGTGGCTTTATTACCAAGCTTGTCTTTCTGGCCCTTCTACCAGCGTCGTCTTGCCCCCGCAAGCTAGATTTATCTGACAAATCGGAGGAGATTCCCTTTACATATTTCTCAAGGTGCCCCTCCTGTATTAGTCTTTTAATTTCCTCCTTGAGGTGTAACAACCCTCAATGATGTCCCTTTTCCTTGTGGAACTCTAAGATGAAACCGAGTCATCAAATTACAAGCATCATTGTGTAAAAGCTTGTTTCACGCCATAAATCGATATTTTTACATTCATTTGATGTAATTCCAAATTATAATGAGCCATATAAGCCATGAAGATCCTAAAACAGTTCTTAGAAATtagcaatgttttaaaaaccgaaccgAAGAAAGAACCGTTAAAACATGCGGGTCATGGTTCAATCGGTTCAACTGTGGTTGAACCGTATATTgaatttaaactaaataaataaataaataaatatcctaataaaattaactaatatcataatttgtaaaataaaattctcaaataaatacGATACTAATAAACAAGCTTACAAAATAAGAAGTGCAATGTAAGATCCAATAACAAATGATAAAATTAGTTAAAGaccaatatgtatatatttatcctaatttcttaactcaaagcCATAAGTTCTTCATCAGTATATTTTTTCACATCTCcttaaggctctgtttggtaaaactagctggtagcttatagctggtgactgatagctgataagctaacaTAAGTGTATGGTAAATTAGTTGTTTCATTAGCAGATagatataaaatgacataaatgatcattttaattaataaggataataatattttgttaaaataataaggttaTAAATGGAAAAAATAGTCACAAgttaaaagctacaagctcaaaagctacttcaaatagcttttgaaaaaaaagctaaaagctagtaaaaaagctaaaAGTTAAAAGTTAAAAGCTTTCTTTCAggtcttaccaaacagaccctaaagaCCAACATCAGTTATCCCGTGTCCACAAACATTAcattatttcttctctttctatTACATTTACATTGTCTTTtgtcttttaattttattctttattttccatCTCTATAGTTTTAAATGTttgctataattaattttttagatttaaacaaagaaataaaatgaagtaaTTTTTCGATTTTACGATTATTTTGGTTTTTTGCGCTTGAAGCAACTTTATCCCAATTTTATAGACCTAACTGTTTATTTATCCAAACCGAACCGGATTAGACAACGGTTCAAGGTTGAACCGTTTCAACCAGTCGGGTcaatccggtttttaaaacattggatATTAGTGAAAAAGTTTCAATAAAGTCAATACCATTTTTCTGCGTGAAATAACTTGCTACTGCTCCAGtcttaaatatttaaatgttgCCATTAGCTTCTTTCTTTGTCTTGAAGACCCATTGCCAACCAATTTCCCTTCAATTGTTAGGTATCTCAACAAGCTCCCAAACATAACTCGCTTACATGAATTGTATTTCTTAATTAATATCATGCCTCCACTATTCAGATTGAGAGTAAGTCATCGATAAAAAATGGTATCTTATACTAAATGTATCATCATTGAGAAAGGATATAAATCATCCCTAATAATAGGCTTCCTATGTCTAGTAAATCTTCTCAAAAGAATAACTTCGGTTAGGTTATGGTACTTCATTTGTAATTGGAGAATCAATCTCACAATCCTTTTGAGGAGTATTAACATTTTTAgactgaatatgtataattgtcAAATCAATTGGTAGGGAAAActaataatttttggtaaaaGTGTGCTAGTTTCATTTGATGTAATTGTGGGATCAACTATATCAAGCTTTGAGAATATTTCATTTACATACTCCAGAACTATTGAACCTCCtccaaaacattaaaattggTAACCTTTAACACAATATAGATATCCAACAGAAAATCAAAGAATAGTCTTAGGGTTCAACTTATTTTGAAAGGTATTACAAATATTCACCTCTGTTAGAAAAGCCTGCACTCGAAGATGGCTAAGTTTGGGCTTTCTACTTATCCAAAGATCAAAAGGAGTCTTAGGAACATATTTACTAGGGACTTTGTTTAGAGTGTAATTGGTTATTTTTAAGTCTTCACCCCATAAGTATTATGGAATAACGCTCACCAATCATGATTTTTACCATGTCTTTCAGTGTCCAATTTCTTCTTTCAAATACACCATTTCATAAAGTAATTCCCAACATGATGTACTTCAAAATAATTCCAAAATCCTTAAAGTACGAATCAAATGGTCTCATATGTTGATAAGTTCCAATCAATGCTTGAACCTTGATCTTGTCACTTTCATAGATTTGCATCCAACCACATGTTTCTTCTTACATGGTCTCTCATGCCCACAAGTATGATTCTTCATTAACTGGTTCCTTTCCCCATTTAACGCCTTAACCCATTTTAAATCCCCTTGATTTTAAATTCCTCCctgaaggcctttgattatgcgTATTAGAACTCTTATATTGCATTCAAAGTATAATGAATAAGGTCGACGCAATTGTATCCATGAGGTGGTACAATTTTCATTCTGGCCTTATCATGAGTAAAATGAAAATTTTCAGCGATTGTAGATTTTCACTCACTAGAACTAGAATCAAGAGCCTTAACTTATTTCTCATCTCTAATCTCCCTAGCAAGAATCTCTAACTCACATTGAGTATTCTCCATTATAGTTTATGATTCTTTAATCTTTGGGTCTTTACTCTTCATCCCCTTATGGGGTCTCACAAAAAGTTGCATAaatgtttatgatgaattttAATCCTTCAGATTCTACCTTCAATAATTTGTAATCTTTCATATTTTTAGATAATCAATGAAGACAAACTTCACAATCATTACTCTGGATACCTTTAAATTATAGTAGTCTACAGGTTTCCTACTCCAAACCTTTGAAGGTATCTTAAAGTCTATTCCTATGAATGGACATCTTCCGATTAGGTAAACTATTTTATCACTAGTTGTACCCCCCAAAAACTCTTTGGCAATCCATCTCATAGCAACATGTCAACAAATATTTTATGCCTCTTTATACATTATTTCTCGTAAAACTCATTAATTTGTTCTAAGACAATCTACAAGCCTTTTCCAGTTCTTATTTCACTAACATGTCCACATCTCAAATTTCATAGCGTGTTCTAGTCATGAAAGTATATAATAGTTAATGATGCATGACCAATAATAGTGGCACCATCTAAAATATACAACGCACACATTTTAGATCATTTAGCCACAAATCATGCACCATGCACGATTGTTCAATAACCCAAATTCAAATATATTGCAATAGCCTAGATCATCACACATGCTTAAGGACAATAAATTGTTCCTGAACTCAGGAACATACCTCACATTGCGTAGAAggaattcataattatttaacaTTTTAAGTCTAACCATACCATTATCATTCCTTTGCAATCCTTTTTTCACTAAGTCAAACGACTCGACCAATTTTTTCAGCTCTATAGTCATAAAGTATTATTTCTTTGGGTACATATGATAATAGCTACTTGATTCCATGAACCAACTATTTTTTCAGTCTCCAAACTCATCACCACTAATGCACCAATAATTTCAAACAAATTTGAACATAATGTCTCTTTCCCCATCACAGAATAATCCTTATTGAAGTAAGCAATTCTTGGACAAAAAAATACTCTAAACTTAACTTATCAAAACCCCTGAATTTGGACTTTCCTCTACTTTGAATCTCTCTTCTTGAGACACTTATATCTTTACCACTATCATTAACCTTCAAATATTTCATCATTGAAAGTTCCTTAGACCTCAAACTCGTATAGACTTCATCCAAGGTGATATTACATTTTTTACCACAAAGAATGGCATCTATGAAATGTTCAAAGAATCTGGGTAGTTAGCTTTAGAAGAGTAGAGTTTTGTCTTCATCATCAATATTCACCTTAATATTCTCCTATTCTTCAATGATCTTATAAAATTCTGTCAGTTTCCCCTAAATGGATCTGTTCTCTTAGGAGTGAGTAGAGTTGTTT includes these proteins:
- the LOC131619696 gene encoding xyloglucan endotransglucosylase protein 1-like, whose translation is MTLEMDKYSGSGIGSKNEYLFGRFDMQIKLVPGNSAGTVTAYYLSSQGPHHDEIDIEFLGNLSGDPYILSTNLYANSNGGHEMQYYLWFDPTQDFHTYSIDWNPQRIIILVDNIPIRVMHNRQNIGVAFPTRQPMRLYTTLWNGDSWATRWGQVKIDWSKAPFIASFRNFNANACIPSSSNDCYGFNGGKNNGLNSETKMKRKEIHAKWNVYDYCRDFRRYARGLPYECRKTNNRKGLQDEDFE